CCTACCTGGTACGCCTGCACTGGCATGTGCACCAGCCTACATCAAAAAGAGTACAATTTTAGTATTACCATCTTGCAGGTACAAGAAATAGCTAGTCTGGAAAGCTGCCCTTAAAAAACTTCCAAAAGTAGTGTAGAGCTGCTGTTCTGTGAGTTACGTTTTAACTTCCTTTGGTTTCATGTCTCTTATCCCAAGAGCTACAAAGTGCACTTAGTGGGGACTGAAGAAAAAAGCTTATGGCCCCTGTAGTCTGAACTACAAAATAATTATGTGAAGCCTGTACCATGACCAGATGGCATTATCCTGTGGGCAATGACAACAGCCAAAAAAGTACATCTTCTGTTTGTATTAGTGAGAGTACAACTTCACAGGATGCACACATGTAAAGTGTCTTCTCTGAAAAGATCATTAAGAATGCAGGCTATTGGGCAAAAGCATAATCCAAAAAAGAAGAGAGAGCTAGTTCTGGTGAAAACAAAGTTGCTGTAGATAAGAGCCCACTGACTGGCAAGCACAGAACAGCCTACAAGAATGCCATGAGATGCCAAAATGCACATGCCAGAAAAAATTATAAGCATTTTCACACAGCTTTGTAACAGAACAGGAAGCAGTCTCCATCCAATAGAATCACATTAGCATAACGAATAGCAAGTCCAAATCATTTTCCACAGTTCCCATTATATAATTTTCTTgttgattttcaaaatattttgctaacACTGTTCTCATGCACATAACTGGACATGAAGAGCTGAAAGAGTCTGAGCAATCTAGCATAACGATGGGGGGAACAGGAAAAAACAATGAGCAACTTTTTTAGCCATCTCCTCAGTAACTGAGAAGATCAATTTTCCATTTCACAAACAGTTCTCTAATGTTTTCCATTAGGGTGCAAATGCAAATCCTGGTATTTCTCTACTCTGAAGCACAATTGGTCCCTAAGAGAGAACTTCTTCCAAATCATTTACACTTGAGTGCTTGATTTGTATTACCTTGCCTAGTCTCAAGCATACAGTGCTTTCTTGACACCGGCAGATCTTTTGTGCAACTGAATAAACTCCTTCCTTAGATATTTCCCTCATAAAGTTATTCCCAACTATCCTAAAAAGGGAAGACTATGTTACACTTGGTATTCAGCAGGACTCACTGATTCTAGGTCTTCAGCTGTGCAACAAGGTCAAGGGTctagtaggggttttttttagtttttttaacaTTACTACTTCTGTAGTTGCACTGCTAAGTATGGCGTTTTCCAAGCAACACAGGAAGTACTCTGCTTAAGTGGCAAGTCACTTTATAAGGTTTCTCATAATATTTACAGAAGACCCTCTGTACCCTGTACCAAAATGATTCCAGTGATTCATGTAGTGAAAAAGCTGATAAAGCTTTAGGCGCTTCTCAAACCCTGCAGCTTTGGGAATTTTACTGTGATAAGCAGAGTAAAAAGAACTGCTGAAGCCCCCAAACATCCCAGCTATTGCAAGCTCATACTCTGAATGGCCATAGAAAGAAGCCGGATCGAAGATAATTGGACCAGAATCATCTTCAGCTACATTTCCTCCCCAGAGATCTCCATGCAGGAGAGCAGGAACAATTTCTACATCACAGAACAAACTGGGTATCTtcagctgcaggaggaaaaaagcaagacaTGTAAGTACTACATTTTAAGGTGAATGATTGTAGAGTTTTATCTGCATACCTGCAGAGCATGAATTGAAGCTTCTTAAAAgtcagttaagaaaaaaacataccCTGAAATAGCATAGGACCTAGTCAACAGAGATGCTGAGAAAAATCAAGAGAATTTCTATTTTTCATAAAAGCCAGGAGCTAAAGAACAGTCACCCAAGTGTCTTTTagcaagaaaatataaaattttaaactgCATTCAGTGCTGCAATGGTGACCAGCTTTAATAACACCCACCCACTTCATCATTAGAAGGCTCAGGGGTCTCTCACCAACCTCAAAGAGATTTCCACAAAGCAATACCCAAATAGCTAATACTGTGGTCACCTAATCCGCTGCAAACCTTAAATGAACAGACGATGTGCAGAACAGTACTGCTTATAGACATTTTTCATCATGAACATGTTACAGGGAACAAGAAATGTGAACTTAATCTAGTATTTCCCAAGCAGTAAGGCAAAGTGCTATTTGGCACACATCCACTTTGGAAGATTAGCATAGGGTGATGTGGCAAAAGTCATTATGCCTTAGAATAAAGGGAATTTTAATCCCTAAGAGCTGCAGAACCTGGAGCATACCAACAAAATGgaattttgttttatgaaaagaaatctgAACAACCGAGAGAATTTCTCCTACCTGAAGCTGTGCCCAAAGTTCTCTTGCTTCCCTGTCTCCTGAATTCGCTTCGATCATGTCCATCTGGGGCTGGATTCTTTGCCTGGCAAAGAAAGTCACCCAATCATTCTGCCAGTCATTCACCTGAAGGAACAGGACAGCTGATGTTAGTTCTACAGCATATAAAagacagattttcttctttttcaaataaacttttGGAGGATTATACAGCCTTTGTGCTATATCCTCCAGGACAGTAAATGCTACCATTTAATAGACTGTTATCTTAAAACATTAAATTAGGGAAAGAATTTTCTTTAAGtgataaaacccaagaaattgAAGAGCTATGAATGTCCAATGCAGCTGGAAGTGCTCTCCAAAGCACTACTTTCCTTAGCAGGCTgaacaacattattttttttaaatgactctacagcaataaattaatttccactATAATAATTTTGGCCCCTGTGTCACTGAAGGGAAAATAAGATAAACTTAAAATTCTATCAGTCTGATGAAGTACAACCTACCTGTGGAAGATAGCCACAGCAGGTAACTGTATGAAAGCCAAATTGATCCACAAACTGGACTTCCATTTGCCCTTGACCTTTACCTTTCAAACCAAAGACAAAAATCCAATACTAATGACAAGATTCTAAGGATCTACAATGCAAATGGACCTTAAAAACTATGCAAGGGTACAATCCTTCTTCTACTGAGAATTAATAGAAATTGCACCTTAATACTTTTTGTTACAATGGTTGTTGCTGTTGGTTTTTAAGTTTATGTTTAAGGCTTGATGTACAGCAGCTATATTATAATCTCCATAATCACATTTTGAGCTAACGTATCTTCTCTGATACCATGTCCTTGCAGAAACCGTGGTTCGGGATCCCAAGGGTCCCAAATTGAATAAACATTTTGCTTAGAGGTCcaaatacagcaaataaaagcaaaaagaagaccCCTCTGCCTGGGTGTTTCATCCAAATCTATTTTTGTAACATCTTTAGCGGAAGAAGATTAACTTAtcctggaataaaaaaaaaagctatttcaacTATTTTGTAGATTATTATTAACTAGATTAAATTTGCAAACAGCTGTGTACTGTACCAACTGTGctctcttctttcttcagctTCTCTCCAAGTTGCTGGTTATGAAGATGGAGATCAGCCAGTTGTGTTCCAAGCTTTGCTGAATGTCTAAGAAACAAAACTATTCTTAGCAACACTGAAACACGAATGAATCCAGTTCTTGATATTCCAggaattaactgaaaatatttatcaagCAAGTAAAAGAAGTTCTGCATCTCTAACAaagtacattttcaaaatattttagttgtaAACACCTCCTCTTCCTATAAAGATTACATACTAATGTAGAACAAAAAGTACTTACATGGTTGTTTCTGACAACACTATTAAAAGTGAAAGTGAGCAGCAATCATAAATTTAATAACTATGAGAAACTATCAATTCTAATTTCTGTGTGGTGTCACTTTTATATGAA
The sequence above is drawn from the Athene noctua chromosome 18, bAthNoc1.hap1.1, whole genome shotgun sequence genome and encodes:
- the LOC141967927 gene encoding ketosamine-3-kinase-like, which translates into the protein MEDALRRELGTAVLRPTGHSGGGCISQGQSYDTDRGRVYVKSNSKAEARRMFEGEMASLEALLKTQTIKVPKPIKVIDLPGGTTLFVMEHLDMRGLNRHSAKLGTQLADLHLHNQQLGEKLKKEESTVGKGQGQMEVQFVDQFGFHTVTCCGYLPQVNDWQNDWVTFFARQRIQPQMDMIEANSGDREARELWAQLQLKIPSLFCDVEIVPALLHGDLWGGNVAEDDSGPIIFDPASFYGHSEYELAIAGMFGGFSSSFYSAYHSKIPKAAGFEKRLKLYQLFHYMNHWNHFGTGYRGSSVNIMRNLIK